A single region of the Lycium barbarum isolate Lr01 chromosome 2, ASM1917538v2, whole genome shotgun sequence genome encodes:
- the LOC132627812 gene encoding MFP1 attachment factor 1-like, which translates to MAETDSTITQETLSGETQNKPANNISFSIWPPTERTRDAVINRLIESLSTPSVLSKRYGTLPHEEASVTAKLIEEEAFNAAGSTANGDGDGIEILEVYSKEISKRMIDTVKSRSVDASEPSSTSGLTEQVSSAETES; encoded by the coding sequence ATGGCGGAAACCGATTCAACTATAACCCAAGAAACCCTTTCTGGCGAAACCCAAAACAAACCAGCGAACAACATTTCCTTCAGCATTTGGCCACCAACTGAACGCACTCGTGACGCCGTTATTAACCGTCTAATCGAGTCTCTCTCAACACCTTCCGTTCTCTCAAAACGTTACGGAACTCTCCCACATGAGGAGGCTTCGGTTACTGCAAAGCTGATTGAGGAGGAAGCTTTCAATGCTGCTGGATCCACGGCTAACGGTGACGGTGACGGCATTGAGATACTTGAGGTTTACTCAAAGGAGATTAGTAAACGGATGATTGACACCGTTAAGTCCAGATCTGTTGATGCTTCGGAACCCTCATCTACTTCTGGTCTCACCGAACAAGTCTCATCTGCTGAAACCGAGTCTTAA